A genomic segment from Prinia subflava isolate CZ2003 ecotype Zambia chromosome 28, Cam_Psub_1.2, whole genome shotgun sequence encodes:
- the BLZF1 gene encoding golgin-45: MTSLEKVDDASAPVRGAGDGMETEQPAGSVEVVTGANTTSHHIHHSPQKKPVSSLSPGVLQLGKVHADKSVEIEAIRILVPKAAITHVVPSKNAKVAKSVGHKGDTFHQSEGATDPKKEHTELKNAIEKLKNSEKRLLQDKEGLSNQLRIQTEVNRELKKLLVASVGDDLQYHFERMAREKNQLILENEVLGRNMAQLSEQLERMSIQCDVWRSKFLASRVMADELTNTRAVLQRQTRDAQSAIQDLLNERDQFRQEMIETHKLLEELMVSLQWGRQQTYYPSAQPYTTTELAAVNCKLAKAVSSHLLGNVGTNSPKKTAAAVEFCNTPAEKMAEMMLHVLDPAAHPETSTEVSFSETSPSSFLSTKKSIGRFHPYTRYEDVTFNCCNHCQGELIAL, encoded by the exons ATGACATCTCTAGAAAAAG TTGATGATGCCTCAGCACCTGTTCGAGGAGCTGGAGATGGCATGGAAACAGAGCAACCAGCCGGATCAGTGGAAGTGGTCACTGGAGCCAACACTACAAGCCATCACatccaccacagcccccagaaAAAGCCAGTCTCTTCCCTGAGTCCCGGAGTTCTGCAGCTGGGGAAAGTACATGCAGATAAATCCGTGGAGATTGAGGCTATTCGAATATTAGTCCCCAAAGCAGCCATCACCCACGTTGTTCCAAGTAAAAATGCAAAGGTAGCTAAATCTGTGGGACATAAAGGAGACACATTCCATCAGTCAGAGGGAGCCACAGATCCCAAGAAAgaacacacagagctgaaaaatgcAATTGAAAAGCTAAAGAATTCAGAAAAGCGGTTGTTACAGGATAAAGAAGGTCTCTCTAATCAGCTGCGTATACAGACAGAG GTCAATCGGGAGTTGAAGAAGTTACTTGTTGCTTCTGTTGGGGACGACCTGCAGTATCACTTTGAACGGATGGCTCGTGAGAAGAATCAGCTCATCCTAGAAAATGAAGTCCTGGGCCGGAATATGGCTCAGTTGTCTGAACAGTTGGAGCGCATGTCCATACAATGTGATGTGTGGAGAAGCAAATTCCTAGCAAGCAG GGTGATGGCTGATGAGCTGACCAATACCAGAGCAGTTCTTCAACGCCAAACCAGAGATGCACAAAGTGCAATCCAGGACTTGCTGAATGAACGCGATCAGTTCCGTCAAGAGATGATTGAGACACACAA gctgctggaggagctcatGGTCTCTCTGCAGTGGGGGAGACAACAGACATACTATCCTAGTGCCCAGCCTTACACTAcaacagagctggcagctgtgaACTGTAAGCTAGCCAAAGCTGTAAGCTCACATCTTCTAGGAAATGTTGGCACTAACAGTCCAAAAAagactgcagcagctgtggagtTCTGCAATACGCCTGCTGAGAAAATGGCTGAAATG ATGCTCCATGTACTGGATCCAGCTGCACATCCAGAAACATCAacagaagtttctttttctgagaCTTCTccatcttctttcctttccacaAAGAAAAGTATTGGAAGGTTTCACCCGTATACAAGATACGAAGATGTCACCTTCAACTGTTGTAATCACTGTCAAGGAGAGCTGATAGCCCTTTGA